GGCGGGCCGCACGCCGGGGCGGGCGTTGCGAATCGCATGGCCGAGATCGGCATCACGGTCAGCCATGCAGTGGAGCAGCCGGAGCCGCGGCAGGCCACTGCCGAGGAGGCGTCGCTGCTGGGGATTCAGAAGGCCTCTCTTGTGACGCACATCCGGCGGACGTACTACAGCGAGCAGGGGCGGCCCGTGGAGACGGCTGACATCGTCGTGCCTGCCGCTTTGTGCGAGATCGTCTATGAGGTACCGGTCAGTCGTTGACAGGCAGCGCCAGTCGACGTGGGAGGGGTGGGCGTGACGGGTAATCTCCAGTTCAGCTGGGAACTGGGCGGATCTGGATGGGCCGCGTGTCGAATCGCCGACACTGCTGCGGAGCGGAAGTACATCGTCAGCTACTGCACGGACGCTTTGGCCGACTTGCTGTTCGGGGTGACGGGTCTGTACGGGACTTCGTCCGTGCAGCGGGTTTCCTTCGACCTCGAACCGGCCGAGGTGAGGTGGCGGCTCCAGCGCCGCGGGGCAGACGTGTACATCGCCATCTACAAATTCCCTGACGTGAGTACGAGCTGGGACGCACCCGACGGGGAGGGCACCCTGTCCTGGAGCTCCACACAACCCCGCCGTGTGTTCAGCCACGCAGTCATGGAAGCCGCCCAGGCTGTACTCAGCCTCCATGGCGAGGCCGGCTACCTAGCGAAATGGCATCGGTACCCGTTCCCTGTCGCTGCGCTGCAAGACCTACGGCGACTTCACCAGCGAGACGACGAGTGCGAGCAGTGCCGGAGCAGTCTCGATTTCTGACATCACCAGCTGACATCAACGGGCCCGGACGTGGGCGGTGTCAGGCGGTCGCCGACGGTGTGGTGACATGCGGTCGAGGGCTCTGTGTGGCGGGCCCAAGCGAGCTTACAAAGCAGATGTCGGCGGTTCGAAACCGTCCGCGCCCACCAGTGCAAAGGCCCCTCGCCGATCATGGCGAGGGGCTTTGGCGTGTTTGGGGTCAGGCCTTGATTACTTCGACCTTCTTGTCGCCTGCGGAGGCCTCTACCTTGACCGTTCCCGTCTCGCGGTTGCTGGCCGTCGTGTCGGTGGTGGGGGTGTGGAGCAGCAGGGCGGTCGTCGCGGCTGCGAGGAGGGCCAGGGCGAGCGTGGTCTTCGTCGTGTGGATGGCTTGGGGGTGTGCCACGGGGGCCTCCTTGAGGTGTCCGGTCGACGGAGGGCGAAAGTACCTCCGGGGTGGGGTGTGGGGGAAGGTGGAAAGTTGACGTGGGCCTGACCGGGCGGGTGTACTCCGGGCATGGCTGAGGTGGGGGACGCGCCCGAATCCGGGGTGCAGAGCGGTGAGATGACGTCGCAGCGGTACATCGAGACCCGGCTCGCGCAGTACCAGGAGTGGTACGACGTGAAGGCGACCCGGATGAAGGCGATGCATCTGCGGATGCGGACCGTGTCCGTCGTCGGTGGGGCGCTCGTGCCGGTGTTCGTGAACGTGGACCTTGCGTTCGCGCGGGTCACCGCCACGGTGCTGAGCGTCGTGGTCGTCGCCGCCGTGTCGCTGGAGAGCGTGTACCGGTACCGGGAGCAGTGGAAGAACTACCGGTCGACCGAGCAGCTGCTCGGGCACGAGCGGGTCTACTTCGAGACCAAGGTGGGGCCCTACCACGGTCTTTCGAAGCGGGAGGCGTTCTCCGCGCTCGTCGCCCGGGTCGAGCGGGCCATCGCCGGCGAGAACTCGGCGACGTTGAATGTGATGACCCTTGGTGGGCAAGTGAATGCCGATGTCGCGCAGCATGGGGTGCCCGCCGCTCGGCAGGAGTCCGAGACTTCCTGAGGCGGCCGCGGGGCCCGGGGTCGCCGGGCCCCGCGGTTCGTCAGGTGCGGTGCGGGGTCAGCACCACTTGTAGTCGACCCGCGTCGAGTTGTACGAGCAGGTGTCGACGCGCGTGCCGTTGCTCTTGCGCAGCGTCGCCGTGTCCTTGTCGTTGTTCCAGACGTACGCGCCGCGGTTCTGGTAGACGTTCGCCGACGAGTTCGTCCCGCGGCCCGTGCGGACCGTCACGATCTTGCCCTTGCCGAGGGTGTAGGAGCCGAAGGTGTACTTGTGGTTGGCGGCGTCCGTGACCGTCCAGCCCCGCAGGTTCACCGCGGCGCCCGTCGTGTTGCGTATCTGCACGTACTCGCCGTTGAGGCTCGTGTTGGAGCGCAGGTCCGAACCGGGGCTGTCGTAGTAGATCTTGTACAGGTGGACCGAGCCGGCGGCCTGGGCCGGCGAAGGCAGCAGCAGAACGCCGGAGGCGGCGGCCGCGGTCACGGCCGCGAGCGTGCGTACACGAAGCATGAATGTCCCTCAGTTCCTGCCGGGCACCCGCCGATGGGGCCCGGCGAGCACACAGGATACGCACGCCCTTCACCTCTTCCGCACATTTTCGGTCGGGGTGGACAAGGCACCCCTAGGGTGGGGGCATGGAGCCTGATCTGTTGCGGGTCACCGTCCTCGGGTCCGCCACCCCCTTCCCCCGGCCGGACAACCCCTGCTCCGGCCTTCTCGTCGAGGGCGGCGGCGTCCGCGTGTGGGTGGACGCCGGGACCGGCACCCTCGCGGAGCTCCAGCGGTACGTCACGCTCGGCGACGTCGACGCCGTCTGGATCTCGCATCTTCATGCCGATCACAGTGCCGATCTGCTGACTGCCTCTTACGGGTTGTTGTACGCGGGGCTTGACGTTTCCGTGCCGGTGGCTCTCTTCGGGCCCGCCGGGATCGCCGACCGGCTCGCCGGGTTCCTGACGAACGGGCCCGAACGCAGCCCCGTCGAGAAGGCCTTCGCCG
The sequence above is a segment of the Streptomyces sp. NBC_01255 genome. Coding sequences within it:
- a CDS encoding lamin tail domain-containing protein encodes the protein MLRVRTLAAVTAAAASGVLLLPSPAQAAGSVHLYKIYYDSPGSDLRSNTSLNGEYVQIRNTTGAAVNLRGWTVTDAANHKYTFGSYTLGKGKIVTVRTGRGTNSSANVYQNRGAYVWNNDKDTATLRKSNGTRVDTCSYNSTRVDYKWC
- a CDS encoding DUF4231 domain-containing protein — protein: MAEVGDAPESGVQSGEMTSQRYIETRLAQYQEWYDVKATRMKAMHLRMRTVSVVGGALVPVFVNVDLAFARVTATVLSVVVVAAVSLESVYRYREQWKNYRSTEQLLGHERVYFETKVGPYHGLSKREAFSALVARVERAIAGENSATLNVMTLGGQVNADVAQHGVPAARQESETS